GAGCCACTTCTGGCCCACTTTGGTCCAGGTCCGATACTCCTCCGGATAGTAGACCGTAGAAAGTCCCGAGGCCGCGCCCGCACCGACGATCTCCGAGGCGTTGAACCTCCGATTGCCATCATCGTTGCGCGTGATCAGCACTCTGCTCGCGGCATAGAGAGCGCGCTTCTTGAAACCGCCATGACCGAGCGTGTAAAAGCGGTTGTCCTGGTGAAACACCACCGGCCACAATCCCGCCACCATAAAGTTCTCATCGGCAGTGTCCAGCAGCGTGTGATAGTAGTAGCGCCCGTATCCTGCAACTCCCTGGTGAAACTCAGGGTATGAGTCCGAGGCCATATTGATGCCCGACTGAATCGCCGCAATCACGAACGACGAGTAGTCGAAGCTGTTCTTTGCGGCCATGACGAACTTCTCTTTCGGAGTCTGCGGAGCCAACTTCGTGTCCGCGGTCACCGCGCTGAAGTTCGGCATGATGCCGAGAATCCGCTTGGTCTGCTTTGGAGGATCTGCTGGCTGTGCAGCGGCTGGCGTTGCAGATTGCGGTGCGGACGAAGACTGCGATCCGGAAGAAGACGATTGTTGCTGTTGCAGCACAAAATCCGGCGAGTCCGGCAGCGCGGTGGCCGATGCCTCCGCAACCATCTGCTGCGCACCCAGCGACGCTGTCAGGCCCAGCACAAGACACAGGGCAGTTGCGCACAAACCCGCTGCGCTCGAAGTTCGCTGTACATGAGAAGGCATCGATAGATAAGACGCGCTTCCCTCCAGATAGACTCGGTTTCGCGAAAGAATTAATACCGCACTTCGGGAATGGTTAGCCAAGCAGCCCCATCTTCCTCGCGGTCGCAACCAGGGTTTCAAGCGCACGGTCAATCTGTTCGCGGGTATGTTCGCTCGTCATGATGGTCCGAATACGTGCCTTCCCCTCAGGAACCGTAGGGAACGCAATGCCCGTAGCCATCACTCCGGCATCGAAGAGCGCGCGGGAGAACTCCATCGTCTTGCGCCCGTCTCCAATGATGATCGGCGTAATCGGCGTCTCACTCGCGGGTGTTGTTCTTCCGCCAACATCGAACCCTGCACCGGTTAGCTGTTCCTTGAAGTAGCGTGTATTCGACCACAGCCGTTCGATGCGCTCCGGCTCGCTCTCCAGCAAGTCGAAGGCGGCAATGCACGTCGCAGCCACCGACGGAGGATGCGACGTAGAGAACAGAAACGGCCGCGCACGATGGTAGAGGTAGTCGATCAGATCGCGGCTCCCGCACACATACCCGCCCAAAGCGCCGATGGCCTTCGACAGCGTTCCCACCTGCACATCCACCCGCTGCGTGCAGTGGAAGTGATCCACCGAGCCGCGTCCGTTACGCCCCAGAACACCCGAAGCGTGCGCATCGTCGACCATCATGATCGCACCGTACTTGTCGGCGACATCGCACAGCTTGTCGACCGGACCGATATCTCCATCCATCGAAAAGACGCCGTCAGTGATGACCAGTTTTCGCCCCGGCTCGTTCTGTATCTCCTTCAACAGCTCTTCGCAGTGCGCAACATCCTTGTGGCGAAAGACCTTGATCTTCGCTCGCGAGAGACGCGCGCCGTCGATGATGCTGGCGTGATTCAGCTCGTCGGAGAGGATAAAGTCTTCCTTGCCCAGAATGCTCGACACCGTTCCTGCATTCGCCGTAAAGCCCGACTGGAAGACGACGCAGGCCTCTACGCCTTTGAAGGCGGCGATCTTCTCCTCCAGTTCCATGTGAATACGCATGGTGCCTGCGATCGTACGCACCGCTCCCGATCCCACGCCATATCTCTCAGTCGCTACAATCGCCGCCTCACGCAGCTTTGGGTGGTCGCACAGGCCAAGGTAGTTGTTCGACGCAAGGTTGATGACCTTTTTCCCGTCGTAGGTGCAGACAGGGCCTTGCTCGTCTTCCAGAATCCGCAGCTTAAAATAAGTGCCGCGATTCTTCAGATCGTTCAATTGCTCTGTCAGATGAGCAAGTTGCGGGCGTTTCGGAGCGGCTGTGGTCATCCATCCATCCTAAACCTGACGCGCAGATAGGCAGTAATGGGCCTTCCGCAGGCATCTAAACTACACGAAGCAAAGAGAGCCCGACAGTAGGCAAAGCTGACTGTCGAGCTCTTCGGTTACAAACAAAACAGAACTCTGGAACGAAATGAGGCCCGAAAATACCATGAAAACCTCCCCGATTTTGAAGCCGGCGGCCGCACTGGCGCTGGCGTTGGCAATCTTTGTTGGCTGCAAGTCAAAGCAGGACCAGGCCATTGAAGATGCGAAGAAGCAGGCTGCGGCCACAGGACAGGCGCAGCAGGTCATCTCCGTCGACAAGAGCGGCAACACCGTCACCACCACCGTCCAGCCTCCCATCCCCGGACAGAACGGACAGGCTGTAACGACGACAGTAGTGCCTGCATCCGGCACCCCGGCCAACACTCCGGCAGTCGCCGGCGGCCAGGCGCTTCCACCAGCCTCGTCGCAGGCGACGGTGATGGTCAACGGACAGCCTGAGGTGCCATCCGCAACGCCGGTGCCCGGTGGCAATCCTGTCATCGTACCGGCAGACGTAAAGATCCCCGCTGGCACAACGCTGGCAATCCGCATCAACCAGCACCTCAGCGTCAAGACCACTCAGTCGGGTGAGCGCTTCGACGGCGAGATCGCCGAACCGGTCGCCGGCGACAACGGCCGCGTGATCGTCCCAAGGGGGACCCCCGTCGGGGGCGTCGTCGTCGTGTCGCACAAGCGCGGACACTTCAAGGGAGCGTCGATCCTGCAACTGCGGCTAACCTCCATGACGCTCAACGGCACGCGTTACCCGCTTGCGACGAGCAGCATGACGCGCACAAAGAAAGGCAAGGGCAAGCGCTCGGCAGCCTTCATCGGCGGCGGTAGCGGACTCGGCATGTTGATCGGCGGTCTTGCAACCGGCGGCACCGGCCTGCTCATCGGCGGCCTTGCTGGCGCGGGTGCAGGCACCGCTGCTGCTGGCCTGACAGGCAACGGCGACATCGACATCCCGTCGGAATCGATCGTGCGCTTCCGGCTGGCCGATACCCTGCAAGTGCAACCCTCCTGAACCGCGCACCTGACGCAAAAAAGCTCCGGCTCAAAACCGGAGCTTTTCGCGGTTCCATAATCTTATTGCTGTTCCCGAAACTGAGGAGTTGAACCAGTACAGAGACGATAGAGCAGGACTAAACGATGCACCAGGAAATGAAGGAATACGCAAAACTAAGGGAGGCAGCAGTACTGAGGAAACAGGCAGACGAACCAAGGGCCAAAGGCCCGACCACATACCAGCCTGGGCCGAAGACCCGGGAAAAACGCCCCCAACCACCAAAGCGCTGAAGGCGCGACACAAACTATGCCGTGAAGCTCGATCCGCAACCGCAGCTCTTGGTCGAGTTCGGATTGATGAAGTTGAACCCCTGCCGCATCAGTGTCTCTTCAAAGTCCAGCACCATCCCTGCGAGGTAGAGAAAGCTCTTCGGATCGACAAAAACCCGCACAGGCTTGCCGCCTGTGGGATCGCCGGGCGTCTCTACACCTTCGCCAAAGACAAACACGCGGTCCCGCTCACGCGGCTGCGAATCGAACCGAATGGAGTAGCTCAGGCCGGAGCACCCTCCACCCATCACTCCCAGGCGCAGCCCTCCCTGCTCAGGCGAGACACCCTCCTTCGCCATGGCGATGCGGATGCGCTTCAAAGCGTTCTTCGTGATCTCGACCGCTGCCTTGGCGCGCGGCGCCTGCCCCTCAGCCGAAAGCAGCGTCATTCCCGCAAACACATCCTTCGGCTGCTCAGGGACGGCGCTCGCGCCCTGCGGAGTAGTTGGCTGTATG
The genomic region above belongs to Acidobacteriota bacterium and contains:
- a CDS encoding glycine C-acetyltransferase, which produces MTTAAPKRPQLAHLTEQLNDLKNRGTYFKLRILEDEQGPVCTYDGKKVINLASNNYLGLCDHPKLREAAIVATERYGVGSGAVRTIAGTMRIHMELEEKIAAFKGVEACVVFQSGFTANAGTVSSILGKEDFILSDELNHASIIDGARLSRAKIKVFRHKDVAHCEELLKEIQNEPGRKLVITDGVFSMDGDIGPVDKLCDVADKYGAIMMVDDAHASGVLGRNGRGSVDHFHCTQRVDVQVGTLSKAIGALGGYVCGSRDLIDYLYHRARPFLFSTSHPPSVAATCIAAFDLLESEPERIERLWSNTRYFKEQLTGAGFDVGGRTTPASETPITPIIIGDGRKTMEFSRALFDAGVMATGIAFPTVPEGKARIRTIMTSEHTREQIDRALETLVATARKMGLLG
- a CDS encoding iron-sulfur cluster assembly accessory protein — encoded protein: MSMVSIQPTTPQGASAVPEQPKDVFAGMTLLSAEGQAPRAKAAVEITKNALKRIRIAMAKEGVSPEQGGLRLGVMGGGCSGLSYSIRFDSQPRERDRVFVFGEGVETPGDPTGGKPVRVFVDPKSFLYLAGMVLDFEETLMRQGFNFINPNSTKSCGCGSSFTA